Proteins encoded in a region of the Nicotiana tomentosiformis chromosome 9, ASM39032v3, whole genome shotgun sequence genome:
- the LOC138898651 gene encoding uncharacterized protein, producing the protein MPRDSLISHVYVSTHVGNSIVVDRVYRSCVISIGSFETRVDLLLLDMMDFDVILGIDWLSLYHTILDRHAKTVTLAMPIFSRLEWRGTPVYSTSRVISYVKARRMIKKGCLTYLAYICDPIMEVPSMDSLPVVREFPEVFRIDLSNRDIDFCINLALGTQPISIPPFGFDPS; encoded by the coding sequence atgcctcgtgattctttgatttctcatgtttatgtgtccacgcatGTGGGAaattctattgtggtagatcgtgtttatcgctcgtgtgtgatttCTATTGGGAGCTTTGAGACTAgggtagaccttctacttcttgatatgatggactttgatgttatcttgggcattgATTGGTTGTCACTTTATCACACCATTTTGGAccgtcacgctaagactgtgacattagcTATGCCGATATTttctcgattagagtggaggggaaCTCCTGTCTATTCTactagtagggttatttcttatgtgaaggctcgacgtatgatCAAAAAGGGGTGTTTGAcatatttggcctatatctgCGATCCTAttatggaggttccttccatggattcattACCAGTTGTGcgcgagtttccagaggtgtttcgtATAGATTTGTCCAATAgagatatcgatttctgtattaaCTTGGCTCttggcactcaacccatttccattccaccatTTGGGTTTGAccccagctga